A segment of the Triticum urartu cultivar G1812 chromosome 1, Tu2.1, whole genome shotgun sequence genome:
ttgcatagtcttttcagtattttgctttgtttgaatttgcggttgcatcgtcgtgtctagttgctggtcttagagtctagtcttttagagtttcgaattctggtcataagttgtcacgccgccgtcgcaccatcatcatcgcccctgccatctaccaccaccgcttatccgccatcgatccgtctccatataccatcaccaatccgtatccatataccaccaccaatccgtatccatataccaccaccgctgccatatcctaccaccatatatccaccaccaatccgagttccattcatattaggtttgttttcgaggtccgtctaatttccgattcgtgtttccttgtctgagtaggtttcgaaaaaaaaaagtctggagacccccgggcaatttttaggccaaaattttcacagGCAAAATTTTTTtcccctatcctatttttaggcttttctgagtcttttgagccacgtgccatcatagtgattttttgtcgcactttttcatcgtcgctgccctgattttcGAAAAAAAAGTCAAAAGAAtgcgtgcccatcctatcagtttgacgagggaagagttttgaacactcgccattatagtgatttttcgcaaaaaaaatagaggagcgccaaaaaaacagagcgaaaaaaaaagttccagagtgtgattttcccttgtttacgtgcagcgtcgtgattttgttagtgttttaggctcgcgtctctagcacggtctagcctaggatcagcacagtaccgtcgttgagcgtttattcaactttgcgtCTCTGAATtaattattgctgaccctttttgctccatattataagccttctcagctccacatacatctacgtcgtgcgtttgattTTCCCtagtaatcgctctatccaagctttgagagttttgactacgacggttgccgatcacctcCTGCTGCtaggtaagaactggtaagaatttgagatttgcttgacggatttgtgacacccaccaccacctcttgttagtagtctgtctgtgcagtccgaatctgaatccagaacgtgagagacttggactctatcttctcttggcccaaaagtgacgtgagaggactttttgaataGAAGCTAAACTTCTcattttcccttatcttcatatgtggattttACAAATGTcacatacacctgcaattagacaaaacacaaaagtgtgtgaagtatttttgttctggataacataaatagattattgaatagtttgcgctagaaatcacctgacaaatatgcatgtatgcaatatttttggtcgtatccaaggtagtcatgtcctcatcatctgGCCAGATGATGATGGATGTCGTCACACTGAAAGGgtcctaagaatatctctccatcatcGGAGGAGCAAATCTCACTCTCGAGCTATCTAGTCCCTTGTTAAAATTTTCGATGAGCAtgtaagttgtcgttatgatcatCGTGTTACAAGTGACGTTTGACCAACCCCAAAGTCCACCATACGGTAAGAAGTGACTACGATACTCTCATGATCTAAGGATCAAAATTACACGTTAACACTCTTTTTTACAATTGATTACAGACGATATTAACTCCTACATGAAAAGAGAGGGTAAGAGGGAGCATGCTAAATTGGTCCTCTCCTAACTCATGTGCTATCAAATACGGTGGACGACATTGATGCTAGTATGTTGCAAGTCGTCGGCTGTGTCAACTATCTTTgcctttctttcttcttcttttcacTTTTTTGGAGGTATGCATTATTGTTATTTCGACTAGGCCTTGATGTTGTGTCGTTGATGTAATTGGTAGATCTTGATATTAATATGTCACAGTTTTGAACTAACGCCGAGGGAGTTTAAAACAATGATGATTTTTCTTCCGTTTAAAACAGCCCTGCGATTGGAAGTTTCCTGGTCGAGGTGCTCATCCTCGTCCAATCTTCAGTCACCTAGGTCGCGTTGTTCTTCCTAATAATCTTCAGTCACCTAGGACGAATGAATCTGGCACCCAGTAGAATTCTTATCATTTGCAATCAACTCTAACATCTAAACTTTTGTGCAATTGTGCAGCAAACATCCGGAAGTTCAAAGAGAAGATGGTGTCAAAAAACCTTGTATCGGATGATAAGCAAGTAAGCTGCCCATGCTCTGGACTTCTTTGTTCCTTTCAAGGTTTCAACAGGCCTGTTTACTCTGTTTCTTGTCCTCTTTGGCAGTCAGACAATCAGATGGAGGAATTGTGTGCTAACATCAAGGTTAGTTCATTTGCTTTACACATGCTTATCAGATTGAGTTTTTCCACATCCACACGCTATGAAGTGGGATATTGCCAACTAGCCTGCTGATGTTGGCGAGATTTAATACTTTAGCTTGTTATGTATTGATGATTTAGCACCGCTGGTCGAGCTACTATTTTCCCCATATTTAGCGTCTGGTATGGCATCCTTGTTGGATATAATATAGTAGCTGGTAATTCTACCTTAAAATTTGTGCTGTTTGCCAGCTAGCATATTGGCTGCGGTAATTTCTACCTGTAGAAATAACCCTGATTAGTATGTATGAACCTGTGACTAAATGGGCTTGACAAACTGCTACCATTGGCTGGgtattaaaatattattttcatGGTGCATTCTGTTAACTTTGAAGGAATACGTGGACATCCTTACAATGAAAATAAGAAATTAACTGTGtgtgttccttgatttttgccaACTGGAGCATCAGTTTGGAGTGTTGCAGTGTGTATTTCCTTCTATCAGCGACCTGGTTTGACTAGCAGTTTGGATAGAGCACAGTGGCAATTCTTGTCATAAAATTATGACTATCGAGCAGAGTGTAATTGACTAAGTTTAGGAGGAACACGGAGTTGTGCAAAGAAAATTGGTGACTTGTTAACAGGGTATTCTGCTTTCAGAGGAATGTGATGTACTTCTTCTGTAACTTAATAAGATGTTTTTTCACACTGTATGATCCTCCTTTTGATTTCTTCCTCCCTAAATTAATTTTTATTTTGCACCTAGGGTTTGGGTGTCCATCAGATTCTTGCGAGGACAGCAACAGCGGCCAGCGTTTGTATTTGCAGAGTTCATGAATGCCGCAGGTATGCTCATCCTCCCCCATCTCTCTTTCCATCTATCTCTTCATCTACCTTGCCTCTCTCTCTCAACTAGGTGCTTCTGCCTGAATCTCTTCAGTGGGGTTTCCAGCGCAGCGGCAACATGACGACCAAGTTCAAAAGCCTCATATCACACTGCATCAGGTGATTCCCTCTCAATTCTGATGTATACTTCTCTTTAGTGTGAACCATTCATGGTTCTTATGGGTGGTTGCAACTATAATGCCGAGCTGATCGAGTGGTGCAAGATTCTGACCCAACTAATTAGGCGGTTGTTCTCTGCGGCATCTCACATCAGTTATCTTGCATTTTTTATCTCACAGAAATTGATTGCCCAAATTTCTTGACTTATTTCTGCAATTGGGGTAACTTTTTTCTTCAAATCCTTGCAGAAGGTAGCCGTGTAATATGGTCGCCGGATGGAAGTAGAAGTTCGCACTTACAAAAGTAAAGTATGTTTTTGGCACCACTGTTGTTTCTTGCTTCACTATGTTGTTCCAGGCGGTTCTTGATGGTACGTGCTCTTGTCTGATTTGTAAAAGAGATGTTTGAAAGAGCAAATGGTTTTAGCTTTGTTATTATAAGCAAAACAGACAATAAGAAGTATATTATCTGATTATTGAGTCAATGCATTTGCCATACATTTGTAAGTATTTTCTTGCATCCTCTCTTTTCTCCAGGAATGTTGTGTAGTTTATTGATGCCCCTACATAAGACTATAGGTCACCGTTTATGTTCATACATGTGTTCCTTGTTGTTTGCCTTTCTATCTACTATGGGATAGCTGCTGACTGGGAATAATACTTAACAGGGTAGCTACATGAATGTTTATGTTTCATGTACTGTTGTTTGTGATTGAGTTAGAACATGTATGTCCTCATATTCTCACATTGCTGTCTAAACTCTGTTTACATGGAAATAACTGAAGAGCAGCAATTTTATTTCcctgtatgtgtgtgtgtgcgcgcgcgcacgGTTTGTTGCCGATGTTTATAATGGTTTGTTTGCAGGACAAGCCCGAGCCTCCTCCAGAAAGGCTGTCTTCCTGACGCCACCCAAGGTACTATTGTGCAGCGTCTTTTATATCAACACAGCCACATAGCTTCTATTTGATAAACATGGCTGATTGTGTTGTTATTTTCGGCACCAACTAAGTGACAGAACGCTTGTAGAAGGTGTTAGCATATCATCGTTTAGGCATTCGCAATTCATAGTGGTGTCAAGTGTTAATTATGTAACCATGTTGTAGTTGGCATAGTTTTTGAGAGAACACAATTAAACTTATTGAGTAATTATTTGATTTGTTTTGATATTCCAAATCTAATTCCATAACTTGCATGATTCTCTAAGTTTGGGTGTACCTACAAAATTCTTAAATTCTGTCTCGGTCTATGTGATGCGCCCTATGAATGCTAGACCATTCCCTTATTTGCGATGCTTCTATAGGCACGGTTTAACGGAGCATGCTTGTCTGTATTTTATTCTGTGGATTTTATGGTGTGTACATTGGATATTACTAGGCTGACATGATGAACTTACTGTTGTATCAGGATCTGACCACCTCAGTTAGGTGTTCTCCACCCAGATAGGATTGGGTGACAAGGACATTGATGCTCTTTCTGGTGGTCACACCCTGGTATGTCCAACTGATCAGTTGTCTGCCAGTTTGGTGAGATTGATGTTCATATTTGTTATAGATAAAGTGTTGAAAGTGTTTAACACCCCTTTAACTTTTGTGCATAGGTGTGCATGTCTTATGTTTGGCGCCAAGTTTGTACGCTTACTGCCGCTACAAAGAATGCTGACAAAGCTTCCAGAATAATGCTATATTATGCTGCGAGAAGCACAAGTTCCTCTCTTATCCTGTCTGTTATCCATTTCTTTTGCTCGAGGAGCCAACCGTGCTGACAAAACACTAGAAGGTATGAATCTGAATTTCTTACTTCTGTATACATACAGAAAACTACATATTCATGACATCATTACATTTCTTTGTTGCACATTGAACTATTAATGGCACCTTCTTCTTTGAGTATAAATTATATTAAGGAAGTTCTAAGTACTAAATTGGAAATACTTTCTTTGTGTACTTGCTCTAGACGGGCTTTCTTGTATTGATGTTTTTCCAATATAGAGTTCCATTCAATTTTGATCTCCTACGAGGAGTATGCTATTTGAACTGAAACGGTGAAACCACAAGTCGACATAATCTAATTTTAGTTAAATGACAAAGAGGACATTTTCTACCATGTACGGGTGATGCACGTGTTTCCAATGTAGGGTCTAATTTAATTTAGTCCTTTTGATCACCCATGCTGAATATTGAATGAGTCAACTGGGAGGAGTTTAAGCCAAGCTAAACTGAAATCATAATTAAACATAAGCTCTTTTCAGTTAAATGGCAGAGAGGGCCCTCTTCTACCATGTAAATTAAATTGCATATTTACGCATGTTATACCTTGTTTGCAATTTCTGTTTACTGAActatatccatgatactaatcaAAAGAGTATTTACTCTTTTTGCACCAATTATTATTGTTGTTACATAACCACGTGCTGATAGCGCAAAAGCGGAATGAGTTAGCTTATTTACGTATTGTGATCACCGCCGGAGCCACTCAGGCTTGCAAACAGTGATCTACACGCCAATTATCGCATCATGCTAGGAACCAACAAGAGAGCCACCGTAACAACCAACTGGTCTGAGTTCCCCGCCGCCTTGCAAAAATCCATGAAGGAGACATTTGTGCCTTTCATTTCAAGGTCAGCACAAAGCAGCGCCCGGTTCTCATTGTCCATTGCCTTTATATGAAGCATCGACAGCAATGGAAGTCGTATTTAAATatcatctactccctccgttcgaaattacttgtcgcagaaatggatgtatctagacgtattttagttctagatacatccattttcgagacaagtaattccgaacggagggagtagcattcTAAGGACTACTAATCAAGCTCTGTAATAGGATGAAACCTTCCTCTGTTTTTCGACGATCCTATCTGTTGCTTTTGAACAGCTACCACCTATGCTTTTACCTATATAACCTCTGTTGTTGTTCCTCATCGAtctattaatatgcataatgccACCCTTATTTATAATTATCTGTTTTTACTACTTTCTCTGTTTCAAACATCGAGTACTCACCAGCAACAACAAATATGCTAAGCAAGGAAGAGGCATGTCGTACCTGGCAGCATCCACCTTCCACTCAAGGGATATAGCACTATCATTGAGCATAGAGTGCTCCAGGAGAAACAGTAATCATGAACAGAATATAATGCATATGTACCACATAAGTATTTATTATTTTGACCTGTGTCTGAATTTTCCTATTACCACTCTCATAATACTTGGCTTGCTGTCGCCCTTTGCGCCATTGGCGCAACGAGTCATCTAGTTACATGAAACTTAGAATGATCCATTGGTACATGAGTGATGTGACACGTTATGGGCAGAGCTATGATGAGTGACCGCTCACCTTCGCCCACATTCCGCCTCCAGCCCCAGTCAGTGTACCTAACCACTGACCACTCACTCATTTCCTGCGGTTAATCCCATCCCTTGCGGGTTACCTGGGTTGCTTAGCCATGGGAGAAGCCCCCCTGCTTTTGTGCGGATGAAGCAACAGGCAGGCAGCATAGCTCGGCCGACCGACACATATGGTTGGCTACAGCCGACGAACCCATACAGGCCCTAACTAAACATATTTTTTTAGGAAAAAACATTACTGTAGGAGTATTAAAATTCTACGTACATGGTGTAGTTCTTGAGGTTACTCAGGTTGCTTTTTGATCGATCTACCTATCAACGTAGGTATACCCCGCAAacaagaagaaaaaaagaaaggctgCACCTACGAGGTAGTATACCTCATGAAACCTTGTGGTTGGTCAGACTGACATACACGAATGATCGACGTTGCCGCTCAATTAGTTAGCTTTCGCGTCGCACAAGCTTTGTGTCCACGGAAAGGGAAACGGCACTGGGGTTTCTAGGTGCGCCTTCTCCATCACCCCCTTTGCTAATCATTCCATGCAACATCCAGAGAAAATAAAAATGattccacacacacacactcgcctTATATAAAAGCCATCGCAGTCCATCTTGGATGCTGATCCACTCGCAGCAAATCTTGGCACACGCACATACATTTATATGTAATCTGCATCACGATTTTGATTcagatagatagatagatggtGACGACGATGGGGCACGTGGTGGCGCTCCTCTCTGCTGCCCTCTCCGGCTACAGCTCCAGCGGCGTGGTCGGCTGCGGTCACCACGACGACCACTACCACTCGGGCGGCTGCTGCGTGTGCATATCGAGGTTCCGCGACGGGGAGGACATACGGAGGTTGCCGTGCGGCCACGCCTTCCACCGGCAATGCGTCAACAGGTGGTTGGCGCTGTGCCGCCGGACGTGCCCGCTCTGCCGCCTGCACGTCGGCGGCGTGGCAGATGAGCACCAGCTCAGCGACGACCTCGTCATCTGGCTCTCTTCTCTCTTCGTCGCCGGCTTGTAGCTTGTAGGAAGATCAGTCCATCGCTGCTCTGCAGTGTAGGCTCTTAGTCGATGAGCATGTCAAGCATTTCTCATGGAGAAATCTCACCGCGCGTGGTGGGCCCTACTTCTACCCCTTGTTGTAGGCTTTGCTTCACTGATAAGTCAGAAGCAGTTCAATATGGAGGCTCATGGCAccaaactactccctccgttccaaaatagatgactcaactttatactaaGGAATATAAATTATGTCAAACAGACAGACATGCTTCTCATTATACGACATGGATGTAGTGTGCCAACAGTTATTTTAGTTGTCCCGACAGTTATTCATGTAATAAATACATTCTTTGCGGCTGCAAGTTGGTTGCTTCAAACAAAAAGTTACTGTAACTAATTCACTATGCTACACTAGGTGTCAACTGAAGAACTACGACAGGCATCACCTGACCTCCAGGATCCATCGGACGCAATCCTGGAGCAGCTCGAACTTCTGGCTCACCGCGACGTTCAGGAAGACCCGCATCTTGCCAAGGAACTGCGGCGCCTCCTCCTTGCACCGGAACGACCCTCCACAGTTGCACTGCTCTGACACATGGGCCGCCTTCACCTGCCTGCACCGGACGCACACCAGGTCCTGCAGGTGGTACAGCCTCTCTCGCTGCCGCACAATCTGCAGCAGCGCGTTCTCCATCTCCTCCCGGTGGTACGGCTGCCCGCACTGCGGCACCGCGCACCTCCACTCATGGCCTTGCAGCGTCGAGTCGCGGCAGAGGTCAAGGTCCCGGCAATCGTTGCAATAGCTGCCAACATCACTCTATTTGTAAGAGACAGGGTGACGCTAACATAACAACATCAAGGGGAAACAAAAGCGGTTTGGTTCAAAGTTGCAATACCTGCAAATCACGTTTGGAAGGATGAATGAGGCACAGGGATCTTGGAACTGTGCTTCTGGAGCAAATTCCTTTACGCGCACCAACTTCAACAAGTTCTTTCGCATTCTCTGTCATATATATATTGATGAGAATAGTAATagtaatagtaataataataataataataataataataataataataataataataataataatataggCGGCTCGGTGGGCGCCCTTCCGGACGGCGAATCCCTCGCGGCTCAACATCAGGCCGCCACGGGTGGATGCGCTGGCCAGCATACCACCGGAGGAGCTGCCGCCAGGGGTGCTGCCTCCGGTTCATCAGATCTGATTCCTCCCAAGCAAGCGCGGGTGCGGCGGCACGCCATTGAAGCCCCTCCTTGGTCAGGTGATTTCGAGTTGCCCCCTATACATCTCCCTCCTACTTTTCGTTCCCGTTTGCTTGCATTTCGCGAGAGACTGCACAAAATCCGTTCAAGTGTTGCCCACTTTGATGGGGGGTCTGATAAGGTTGAAGGTCGAGTGGTTGCTGCCTCTGCAGCAAGGTCTCACACGAAGAGGTCGAGTGCCGCGGTGGGCTCGCCGCCGGCCAACAAGCAGCGGGCTGCCGCTATTGGTGTGGATAATTGCTTTTTGCGATCTGATATTCCTGCCCCCACACGTACTGCTGGTCCTTCTTTTCGAGGGCGTATTGTTAAAGAGAAGACGGGTTATAGAAAAGCGTTTTTGTCCTCTGACGAAGCCCTAGAAATAGAAGAACACTTcggccagccccccccccccccctcccggcGCCTCCATAGCACACCCCCTTCATCTCACAAAACTGGTAAACCCGCCGGATTCCTCTGTTGGATCCGGAAAGATCTCATGGAGAATAGGTCTTTCCTAGCCTCTGATTGCTATCCGGCCACCCTTCGTGCTTTTGATCCCACTCCAAAAACCATCAAGCTCATCCGGGAAGGGATTGGCCCCGGATCCCTTTCTTTTGCTGAAGTGGTCAAACAAGGTGCGAAGATGGCTGACCGTCGTGGTGCTAACCCTTCTGGTGTTGCTGGTCCAGCCAAGGGAGCGGTGCAGAAACCCGTTTTGGGTGCTGGTGGTTCTAAGCAGACGTTTGTTCCCGGTAAAGATCCTGTCCCTCCTCAACGATCAACTAGATCCACTGGATCCACCGCCACCTCCTCCCAGGTTCAATCGTCTCAGGTTAATGAAGTGGAAAAAGAGCAGCCTCTAGATCCTAGGTACAAGGATATGATCTGCTTTAATTGTGGTGGTCCTGGGCACTATGTGGGTAATTGTGTTAGGCCTAAAGCTTATTTTATCTGCCAACAATCCCATAATGTCAACAACTGCTCTGCTTGGTCTAGGGTTCAGCCCACTGCAGCTTTCTTTGGTAGTGGTGCTAGTGGCCTGGGCTTTAATCATGTTGAGGTTCCTGTGGCAAATGAATCCAAATGGATCAATTTTCAAAACTGTGGTGTGGTTAACATTACCAAAGGTGAAGTGGACAAAGATAAGTTGGGGAGTCTTCTGACTGCTACATT
Coding sequences within it:
- the LOC125554036 gene encoding probable E3 ubiquitin-protein ligase XERICO, yielding MVTTMGHVVALLSAALSGYSSSGVVGCGHHDDHYHSGGCCVCISRFRDGEDIRRLPCGHAFHRQCVNRWLALCRRTCPLCRLHVGGVADEHQLSDDLVIWLSSLFVAGL